Sequence from the Cucumis sativus cultivar 9930 chromosome 1, Cucumber_9930_V3, whole genome shotgun sequence genome:
AGACCCTTTTTTGTGGTTTGCTGGGGTGTGCACTATGATTTGGGATCTTTGGGGTGAGAGAAATGATAGGCTGTTTAGAGGTCGAAACAAGAATCCGTATGAAACTTGATCCTTAGTGAGGTTCCATGTGTCTTTGTGGGCTTTGGTTTTAAAGCTTTCTATAACTATTCTATAGGCAACATTTAACTTAGTTGGAGGCTCTTCATTCAGCTGGGATGTTTAGGTGGGctggtttgttttttttgtatgcctttttattctttcattttttctcaatgaaagttattgttcccataaaataaaataaaataaaacatcaacaAGAACACTGAAGgatataattatattacaacATCTAAGAAGAAACTACAATACTCAGCACATTAGAGCTGTGAATTCTCTCCCACATTTCCCAAAGGAAGTTCCACAAAATTCTGCACTTACTCCTCTCAACCCACTCCTCACTGTTTACAGCTAAAGCCTTAACAACCTTACTATCCAATTACTAATGTGCCCCTTCTAATAACTGTAATGTTCTAGTAATACTCCCCTAATATCGCTAAGTAGCTCTGTTGTAGCTTCCCTGTCAATCTTTTTCccaaattaaagttgaaatgaTTGAAGGCTTACTTTCTCATTCTGTCAATTGATTTTCTGTATGACAGTTGTTCATCTCAAAGTAATTGTTCACTTCATCCTGAATATTTGCAGGTTATGAGTGTTAAAGCCCTTGGGACATCATTGAAATTGACCTTTGAGGGGAAGAACCAATTAATCTTCCCCGAGACGTGGTTATTCATGTTGGTGGTTGTAACGTGCGTCATTACTCAAATGAATTACCTCAACAAGGTTGGTAACTGCTTCGCTCTTCTATTGTTCGTAGACTGGCATGTGGCCGCTTGGCTTTAAAAGTCATGTTTGAGTTTTCTATCGCACAAAATGAAGTAGTGATTAGTTGGTGAAATCCTCTTGTTTTATTTCTCTGTTTATTCCAAGTTTCTCTTGTTTCTTTTactcccttttcttttaaacactCCTGTCCAcgataaataaatttttcttgGCTTGCAAAGAATTGAAACAACTTCTCTTGTAGCTGGACTTGAAAGTAAAGctttaattgtttgaattttttctttatattatagCTGGCTTTTTAACAATAGCATAACTCAACTTACATTTGTATGTGTACTATTGAGAATCAAGAGATCTGTGGTTCAAATTCTCCCACCcttttgtactaaaaaaattacagctgttttttttgtaagtGTTGAAGGAAAGGAAGTTACTTTAGGTGGCTTTTTGGAAATGTTGaaggaaaggaagagagaagaatCTTTAGTGATGTAAATAGAGATATAATGGCGCTTTTAACTCGTCACTTTTGTTACTTTGGATTCTTGTATCATTTCAAAACATGTTTGTAAACACTTTCCTTCCCAGTGACCTTTATAACGTCCTGATTAAGGAACCGAGTTCTTAAAAATTCTCGATTCACCCATGAAGAGGGCCCAACACCTATGGAGTCCAGAATTTCACATCTCTATTAGGCAATCAGTTCTGTGAATTCATTAGATAAAATCCATTCTGTTCCttcatatcaaatttgaagttaCTTCACATATTTAGTTCCAAGACAAAGACTTGACTCTCACGTTCCTAACATTCTGACTTGAACAAGGGCAAAAATATGTGGAAAAGCCTCCTGAAGGGAATTTGGAGCTCTCTAATGATCTTCCTAGAATATATACCTTTCACAGACAGGAGTAataacttcaacttcaaatttcCCTAGAAAAATAGGAGAATCTTGTGGGAAACTTGGTTGATATGAATGCAATCTCTACCAATGTTATGAGCAGCAAAAACTAGAGTGTATGCAtaacaaataaactaaaaatttcaaGCTAGGGATGTTGcaatagagaaagaaagggTGACAAGGAAACCCTCTGATGAGTGCCTCTGGAAGCCAGAATCTACACTAGACTAGACCTCTTGTTAATAAGCGTAGCAAAATTAGTGGAGGAGACATATGGCCACATCCAAAGTCTTCAATTCACTCTgaatatgttaatattttctaactCCAGACATTGTAAGCTTGGAGGGCTGTTTTATGGAATTAGTTGATGTTTACATGAACTGTATCTGATGCTCATAACACCCTGCACACAGTAACTTAACAAGAGATATATAGAAAACGGAGCTTCTGTGCTCCTATGTGATATGATTTCAATTAACTGAACAATAAGTCCAAATTGCAATTACtggaaagaagaaacaagTACTAAAAGCTCAGCCAAACAAGacaattgaaataaaaaaactaaaacggATAAACCAGCACAATTCGAGGGATGCTGTTGTTTCTCTCCTTCCCTAAAGCTACTGCAGCTTTTACTCTTGAATTCCACACCCTCTTCTCACATCACATTCCTTTTATAAGCAATCACTGTGATCCTGACTAGACTACTCCCTCCATTAGCTTTTTTGCCTCTTGCAATATTCATCTTTTACCACTCCTCTTATAGGTGAATAATATTGACATATTTATAATCTTAATCATTACGGTATCAATggatgatatttttattttattttatgggtACAAGTGACATCAAAGATACGGATTATACCCTCAATATTATGATGACCCCTCTAATTTGCGGATATATCGACAACAAAAAGAGTTCACTCTTCGCATTGGAAATCCTCTATTTCCTCATCTGGTACTCATTAAGGAGGGCAGAAACAATCATTGTTGATATCAAGATATTAATTTCGTTTGCTTATGTGCTGGGAATATGGTTCAATTGCAAGGCAAGTAGTGAAAAAGAGAGGGCTTATTCTTGATGAGAAGTTAAGTATATAAAATCCAGTGgtctcattttctttataaattgtTTCACTTGTGAGAATTCTgtttgcattaattaatttgaaaaattttagttgAGATCTCTAGCATGTGATATAATGCTCTCCAATTTCTCTACTGGTTCATTGAGTTAAATACTGAAAGTTGGTTTACAAGTAGTTTATGGAACATCAATAAATACCTTTTATTCATATTTGGTAATATCTCTGTTTTCCAGGCACTTGACACATTCAACACGGCAATTGTCTCCCCGATATACTACGTAATGTTTACAACACTTACAATCCTTGCAAGTGTCATAATGTTCAAGGTATGGAAAATCTATATAGTTACATAAGAGTTCAAATGGTACTTTCTTGGACATTTCACTTCGTTGGGCTGGAACCATCCTAGCTAAGGACATTAAAAAATCCTGTGTGTTCAACTCGATTATAACTGAGACATGCTTGAGATTGcactaaaattataatagcTTTTTATCTGGTAATTTAGGAAGTAGAACTATTTCTTCAGATTTTAGTTTTACATATGGGTCCAGGAAGATCTATCTCATGATTTTGGTATCTTCATGTTATAGTTTAAGAACTTGGGAAAATATATGCTTCTTgtcttgaaattttgaattttgttccATTTGGTATGATGTTTCACAATGTTatacttttatcttttgaCTCTAATTTTCATATGGTCCATAGGTTTCAAAATGGTACATTCTTACCCTTGAATTTTGAGTTCTGTTTTCATTTGGTCTCTAGATTTCAAGATTTACACTTTTacctttgattattttttactaaaaactcACTTTTAGTTATCATTGTGAAAAGtctacaaattaattatatttaggtTAGATTGCACTAATTTTTCAtcactattaaaattatttaaaaaaatttacatcataattattttaaattagctAATGGAAAGACAGTGCCAAAGACCAAAAGTTACTGAAACATAGCCTGAGGCAAGAGTAAAGTGTGAAGTATTAGCACTTAGGGACCTCATGTCACCTAGGgactaaataaaaactaaacatgAAACTCATGATAAAAATGTAATAGTTTGAAACAGAGACTAAATGGAAAATAAGCTAAAAACTTAGAGTGTAAGTTATGAAACCTAGGTACCAATTAGAGACTAGACTTAAAACCTAAGGACCAAAAGCTATTTTTCCCtcgaaattttgaatttggattAATGTTCTTTGATTAAGAGGTGCTAGGATGTTCTATTAGCTACATTTCATTCTCTCAAGCttaatatgttaaaattactAAGAAATGCATCTTCAACTTCAGGATTGGGATGGACAAAGTGGAGCAACGATCATATCCGAAATATGTGGCTTTGTTGTTGTGCTTTCTGGTACCATCTTACTGCAAGTTGCAAAAGATTTTGAACGAAGTTCATCCTTCAGAGGTGTGTTAAAgaatctaataaaattttcatcataGAGGGAAATATTTCACCTCCAAAAGTTCTGATTTATGAAGATCTATATGCTCAAAATCTCGTCTTTTGAATTCATATGCAGCCAATCATACCCCAGGTTCCCCTTCGTTATCTACTCGACTTTGCCCCGGGAATGGAGAACTAGCGAAGTATAATGATGAAGAAGTGTCTTCTGAAGAAATCTGTTTGAGAATACAAGAATCATATTAGTTGTTTCTCTCATTTGATTCATATATCTTCTCAGTAAAATCGCCGTAGTGGAGAAGCCGTCATGTAAGAGTGATCAACACCAAAAGTTAAGCTCAAAGTCAAATGTTGAACTGCAGGTAAATGATCAGAAACTAGTCAGCTGGTGGTCGGATGGGGCTTGAAGTTTCATTGTTTAGTTCCGAACAAAGTAGAGATTTGCAATGGGAAGCTTGTATCACTTAACAAGATGGATCCTCACTAAAAACACAGTTGGGTTTCAGACACAGGAAGTTTCAGTTTCCATTTAGAGTATCTGCATAGTGAAGTAGATGGCTTACATGGAAATGTTTCCTTATATAGCTTAATATTTTATGCTTTGCTGTTTTCTCTATAGGGTATAGGAGGAGGTTTCTCCcctgttttttcatttgacaCCAAAATTCAATTCCTGTACATAGTAATTCTTTATGGCCATGCTTACTGATCCATGATTAAATCGGTGTAATCATAATTAGATTTTGTTGATGTCtcaattgtaaatatagttgAATTACTTTTGACCGCTTTTACTTGGACATGTTGCGATTGCAAATGTAATGTGACTATGATTGAGACTAATTACTTTGCACGTCTTCTTGCCACAATGTTTAGGTTCACTCAATAACTTTATCCGTAAAAGTTACCGTAATTgtgataaatttatagttCTGCTATAAGAATAACAATATGTGTAATGATATAAGTATCTCTTAGTGGGTctcatgtaattttttatctccatccaattttgtttgttgatgATTTGACTAAGGGACTCACATTTCATTTCCATTATTCAACACAGATCAACTTACAACAAACATAATCAAATGGAATACActttcacaaattttattaaatttacaattttttaaaaatgtttatatactTTGATGtcttatttgcaatttttatgGTATAGAGAAAACAGCAAAGCATAACTATCTAAGTGTCATGTCTAAGACTTCCTTCACAGGAAACCGAATCAATTACTAAACAGCTAAGTGTCATGTCTTAGTTATTTGTTATCTTTCATTATTGAGGACCTTTGGTATAATGTCATAGATCCATCCATACTATCTATTTAGTATTTAGTACTCAGATTAAGCATGTTTTGATAAAAGTGATAAGAGTATATATGAAACTTATTGGCATGGAGATGTTTTAGAGGAATAAATTTCATTCATGGAACTGCTTAAACTCAATTGTTTAACTCTCTTGAAATGGATTAACACCAACGTCTACGATAAAAGTGATGTCATTAAAATAACGTAAATGGGTTAAACATCCACACCAACAAACTTAATTTgtaaactcaaatttaattacttaatcAACAAACTAAGAGAAAGTTAGGGATCCAACCTAACGGAATTATGTTTATGTAATTCAAAtccttaataaaaaaaatcaacaactCCGAAAGACATCTTTTAGAATTgcaaaataacttaaaatatttatattttattaatgacagtcattaatagacttttatagatatttatCAAGATCACtcgtaaaaatatattaacagCTAACGATATCTagatataatttgaaatttttattatatatggtaaatattttatcaaatttgatgttattttttataattcctcaattataaatgttttttgattttataaGAAGTCTAGGCACAAATGATAATTCTTTCTCTCGATCAATATTAAAAGTGGCAATGAGTACTTTTAGCAAATCTTTCTGTCATTGAAAGAACAATTATATTGCACTAATATCAATCCACCATagttcaaaaaattaattaacctcaattaatgaataataattgcATCAAGATGTCTACTAAATTTATCGGGTGCATTTTCATcgtaaaaaaatttgaaaatgttatatttatatttgacattatttcaggataagatttaaaattttgtaaacaaaatttagaatatgtGATTATCCCAAATAGGGAAATCATACTCCGTCTTgataaccaattttttttatcttttgtgtgttccaaataaataacattatgCATACTCCACCTACaatatgtttgtttgaaaaatcttaattttattgattatcgTAAAATTTGGTTAGTTAAACACGTTAAGTTGTTATTAACAATACTATTTAAATTcagtttttaaattcaaattttgtataaatattttgaaatataaataaaaaattattttaagattttccAAAACTATAGGTGAATGTGTGATATGCTTACCTAtacaaatacatttatttctataaaaaaaatctataaatcttaatatttttaggatttttgtttgttatcttttttttttttttcattttttggttatctcattttttaaaaatctttaaaaatctataaaaaaagcttaacataaatattatttaaaaaggtGTGAAACAAACATGGAATCCAATAGGGAGTGGTTTCCGTAGAAGTTGAATAATAAAACCGGGTTCTTCCGCCTTACTTGAAATAGCCACAAACAAGAAGTAGAAGACCATTAGAAGATTAAACATGGAAGCCAAGGTCAGCAAATTCTTAGGCTCTGTTTCCAATTTCTTCTCCGGCGGCGATCACATACCATGGTGCGATTGCGACGTCGTTGCCgtatgtttcttttctttctatttataCTCACCTTTTAGttgctttgtttttcttctcttctttagATCCCGCTTTCCTTTGTATTTTGACTCCCTTATGAGCtatgtttctaattttattttgggtttttgttttgatcatTCGCGTTTGGGTTTTGTAAAACAGTGTTCTAATTCTTATTGTCACTCACTCACTTCTGTTAATTCCTCCACTTAATTGGATTTTGGGTGTTCGTGTGAAGTTATTCAATTACATTTTGTGGCCTTGTGGtctttaaacttcaaattttcccCTTTCAACTTGTTCATCTTTGTCctcatttttccaattttaacGAAAATTCATACCCTTCCCCTTTCAActtgttcatttttgttcctATATTTCCAATTTTAACGAAAATTCATACCCTCCTTGTTTTAGGGCATtggttctttttcttactttgcAAGATTGAACATCATTGGCTAAATTTCAATGAATGCTTCCCCAAATTTTCTCGTGGGTATTActgaaattttttcttgacttaACTTATGGGCCTGGGCATTGTCGTGTAATTTTCAGTATGTTATGCCTAAAGGGAACCATCAGTTTTACTTCGTTCTTTAGCTAATGCCATATTTGGGATTGATTCTAAAATGGTTTAGATCagttttctcattttaaaatcactcaaaaattgcttttaattatttaaattcaattttaataatatgaaaagtgTGTTCAAAAGTGTAACATTGAAAAATGGATTGATATGAGTGATTACAAAATCAGTATCGAACATTCACTAACACTATTGAATACCTATTTTATCTTGCTAAATGGATGGAGTTATGAGGCtacattttcttccttctgtATCAGACAGTTGATGCACCAACAAATAGTGTCGAGTGAAATTTATTATAGTATGCTTaatcacacacacatacacgcACAGACACACAAACATATTTATCCTGAAAATTCTATGTCTGTTTGTAAATCAGATAAGGAATTCTTTTgggttttagattttaaaagaGCTTTTATGGCAAATACTTATTTGTGGCAGAAAACTGAGTTGTttgttttcacatttttttttttatttatgttttttcattttgttattgtatatttattaAGTGTAGCTTGATTTTAGTgtgctatatttttaattcaataggTAAAAGAGTaaatgaaaatacaataaaagaaacatcTTTACAAAcagtttttgaaataaaaatacaacaaacaGTTTTCTTTAGTCTGAAAcattttttacaaaacaatCACAAACAGTAGTTTGTTGTCGTTGTTATAAAACGTTGGAGCCATagattcttgtttttcttcatgGTTCAGTCATACATTTCCCCCCATTGTTTAGTTACGAAGTAGAAGTTCAAACCTTTTGTTGTGGCTGcattattttgttaatcttcatttttaataatgttatCTCTCATATTATTCTTTGAATTGCATCCGTTTTTAAGTTGATATGGTGACGCATTGCAGGGTTGCGAAAGAGAGGCTGCTGAGGCCGAAAAGAGCTCATCGGATGAGCTTTTGAAGGAAAGCATTATGCGTTTATCTTGGGCACTTGTTCATTCAAGGCAACCTGAAGATGTACAACGTGGAATCGCAATGCTGGAAGGTGAAGTATTTCAAGGAACTAGACacccttttttattattattatttagtttccAAAATGCGATCTTTCAAAGTTGAATGTTAGCCTATAGTTTGCTATTTGCTTGTCTGATActcttcaatatttttctcctttttctgtttatttcttattatGCAGCTGCAATATCTGGTGACGACAGCCCACTGAAGATGAGAGAGAAGCTGTACCTTCTTGCTGTTGGGTATTTCAGAAGTGGTGATTACTCTAGGAGTAGGGAGCTTGTAGAAGAATGCTTAACAGTATGATACCATCTGTGTCTTTGGATTTTTCTAtgcattattatatatataaactattaaCATGGGCTCGATTTAGTAACATGTAGGCCTCATTTGGTGACCATTtcgtttttaattattttggttttttaaaatcaagtcTATTTTCTCtcgttttattttaattagtatctTTCTTAACtaaaagagttgaattcttagCAAAgcaagtttttaaaactattttcattttttagttttaaaatttggcttagtttttgaaaatactaaaaagCAGGTATCAAAGCAAGGAATTTAAAGGTGGAATAAGTGTTTATAaccttaatttttaaaaattagaaaccaaaaatcaaatggttacTAAATAGggtttagttttttgtttttggtttttattttttaaaaattgtcaataatTACTCATTCAACTTGCTTTATTATCTATATTCTAtcagtattaaaaaaaaaaaaaccgaaCCATGTTTTGAAACTaataaaagtagtttttaggaactttgttttgcttttggaATTTAGTTAAGAATTCATCTTTTATTTGACAACAATGAGAACCATCGTAAGAAATTGAGATGAAATAgactcattttcaaaaaccaaatgcTTACCGGATGGGGTATATGtctttgagtttttttcttgCATCTCAAACTTGATACTCGAGCCTACAATGGAGAAAGAATATCTGACCTCCTAAATATGTACCACTTTGTTTTCGTAAACTTTTGACGTGGGTTGATATATGATTGTGACATGTGGTTAAACACATTTAGATTGTTTTATGTCTTTAATAACCAGAATGAGGCAGACATATAACGTTCCATGAAATTGGAATTCTCAAGAACAGAATGTGCCTCTTCTTTATGAAACCACTGATGATTGAAGTTTTAGAACTTGAGTTCAAccattttaatgtttgattCTCAGATTGCTCCTGACTGGAGACAGGCAATGACATTGAAGAAATCAATCGAAGATCGGATCACTAAAGGTATCAATTTCTCCCCgact
This genomic interval carries:
- the LOC101218370 gene encoding probable magnesium transporter NIPA3 isoform X2, encoding MLGVLIVCNPVIVGEAANFVAYAFAPAVLVTPLGALSIIVSAVLAHFILKERLHKLGVLGCVMCIAGSVIIVVHAPRELSITSVQEIWTMATQPAFLLYMGSVVVLVFILVIHFAPRCGHSNVLVFTGICSLMGSLSVMSVKALGTSLKLTFEGKNQLIFPETWLFMLVVVTCVITQMNYLNKALDTFNTAIVSPIYYVMFTTLTILASVIMFKDWDGQSGATIISEICGFVVVLSGTILLQVAKDFERSSSFRANHTPGSPSLSTRLCPGNGELAKYNDEEVSSEEICLRIQESY
- the LOC101218370 gene encoding probable magnesium transporter NIPA3 isoform X3; amino-acid sequence: MFIMIVGEAANFVAYAFAPAVLVTPLGALSIIVSAVLAHFILKERLHKLGVLGCVMCIAGSVIIVVHAPRELSITSVQEIWTMATQPAFLLYMGSVVVLVFILVIHFAPRCGHSNVLVFTGICSLMGSLSVMSVKALGTSLKLTFEGKNQLIFPETWLFMLVVVTCVITQMNYLNKALDTFNTAIVSPIYYVMFTTLTILASVIMFKDWDGQSGATIISEICGFVVVLSGTILLQVAKDFERSSSFRANHTPGSPSLSTRLCPGNGELAKYNDEEVSSEEICLRIQESY
- the LOC101218605 gene encoding mitochondrial fission 1 protein A, whose amino-acid sequence is MEAKVSKFLGSVSNFFSGGDHIPWCDCDVVAGCEREAAEAEKSSSDELLKESIMRLSWALVHSRQPEDVQRGIAMLEAAISGDDSPLKMREKLYLLAVGYFRSGDYSRSRELVEECLTIAPDWRQAMTLKKSIEDRITKDGVIGIGIAATAVGLLAGGIAAAVSRKK